The following proteins are co-located in the Castor canadensis chromosome 5, mCasCan1.hap1v2, whole genome shotgun sequence genome:
- the B4galt4 gene encoding beta-1,4-galactosyltransferase 4 isoform X2, with protein sequence MGCNLPFHLSYKVRLLLLFTLCLTVVGWATSNYFVGAIQEIPRAKAFIANFNKAITLGKEDTLTNGASVKKAELENCPPVSPNLRGQSKLIFKPDLTLEEVQANNPKVTRGRYHPEECKASQRVAILIPHRNREKHLMYLLEHLHPFLQRQQLDYGIYIIHQAGSKKFNRARLLNVGYIEALKDEVWDCFIFHDVDLVPENDFNLYTCEDQPKHLVVGRNSTGYRLRYSGYFGGVTALSREQFFKVNGFSNNYWGWGGEDDDLRLRMKLLHQVSRVWKTDGLSSCSYKLLSVEYNPLYINITVDFWAGV encoded by the exons ATGGGCTGCAACCTACCTTTCCACCTTTCCTACAAAGTCCGATTGCTATTGCTTTTTACCCTGTGCCTGACAGTGGTGGGGTGGGCCACCAGTAACTACTTTGTGGGTGCTATTCAAGAGATTCCCAGAGCAAAAGCTTTCATTGCTAATTTCAATAAGGCCATAACTTTGGGAAAGGAAGACACTCTGACCAATGGAGCATCTGTGAAAAAAGCGGAACTGGAAAACTGCCCTCCCGTGTCTCCGAACCTCA GAGGCCAGAGCAAGCTCATTTTCAAACCAGACCTCACTTTGGAGGAAGTACAGGCAAATAATCCCAAGGTGACCCGAGGCCGGTACCACCCTGAGGAATGTAAGGCTTCACAGCGGGTTGCCATCCTCATTCCCCACCGGAACAGGGAGAAACACCTCATGTACTTGCTGGAACATCTTCACCCCTTCCTGCAGAGGCAGCAGCTCGACTATGGCATCTATATCATCCACCAG GCTGGAAGTAAAAAGTTTAACCGAGCCAGACTCTTGAATGTGGGCTACATAGAAGCTCTCAAGGATGAGGTTTGGGACTGCTTCATATTCCACGATGTGGACCTGGTGCCTGAGAACGACTTTAACCTTTACACATGTGAGGACCAGCCCAAGCACCTGGTTGTTGGCAGGAACAGCACTGGATACAG GTTACGTTACAGTGGATATTTTGGGGGTGTTACTGCCCTCAGCAGAGAGCAATTTTTCAAGGTGAATGGATTCTCTAACAACTACTGGGGATGGGGAGGCGAAGACGATGACCTCAGACTCAG AATGAAGCTGTTACACCAGGTGTCACGAGTCTGGAAAACAGATGGCTTATCAAGCTGTTCTTACAAATTACTGTCTGTGGAATACAATCCCTTATATATCAACATCACAGTGGATTTCTGGGCTGGTGTATGA
- the B4galt4 gene encoding beta-1,4-galactosyltransferase 4 isoform X1, translated as MGCNLPFHLSYKVRLLLLFTLCLTVVGWATSNYFVGAIQEIPRAKAFIANFNKAITLGKEDTLTNGASVKKAELENCPPVSPNLRGQSKLIFKPDLTLEEVQANNPKVTRGRYHPEECKASQRVAILIPHRNREKHLMYLLEHLHPFLQRQQLDYGIYIIHQAGSKKFNRARLLNVGYIEALKDEVWDCFIFHDVDLVPENDFNLYTCEDQPKHLVVGRNSTGYRLRYSGYFGGVTALSREQFFKVNGFSNNYWGWGGEDDDLRLRVELHKMKISRPKPEVGKYTMIFHTRDQGNEVNVGRMKLLHQVSRVWKTDGLSSCSYKLLSVEYNPLYINITVDFWAGV; from the exons ATGGGCTGCAACCTACCTTTCCACCTTTCCTACAAAGTCCGATTGCTATTGCTTTTTACCCTGTGCCTGACAGTGGTGGGGTGGGCCACCAGTAACTACTTTGTGGGTGCTATTCAAGAGATTCCCAGAGCAAAAGCTTTCATTGCTAATTTCAATAAGGCCATAACTTTGGGAAAGGAAGACACTCTGACCAATGGAGCATCTGTGAAAAAAGCGGAACTGGAAAACTGCCCTCCCGTGTCTCCGAACCTCA GAGGCCAGAGCAAGCTCATTTTCAAACCAGACCTCACTTTGGAGGAAGTACAGGCAAATAATCCCAAGGTGACCCGAGGCCGGTACCACCCTGAGGAATGTAAGGCTTCACAGCGGGTTGCCATCCTCATTCCCCACCGGAACAGGGAGAAACACCTCATGTACTTGCTGGAACATCTTCACCCCTTCCTGCAGAGGCAGCAGCTCGACTATGGCATCTATATCATCCACCAG GCTGGAAGTAAAAAGTTTAACCGAGCCAGACTCTTGAATGTGGGCTACATAGAAGCTCTCAAGGATGAGGTTTGGGACTGCTTCATATTCCACGATGTGGACCTGGTGCCTGAGAACGACTTTAACCTTTACACATGTGAGGACCAGCCCAAGCACCTGGTTGTTGGCAGGAACAGCACTGGATACAG GTTACGTTACAGTGGATATTTTGGGGGTGTTACTGCCCTCAGCAGAGAGCAATTTTTCAAGGTGAATGGATTCTCTAACAACTACTGGGGATGGGGAGGCGAAGACGATGACCTCAGACTCAG GGTtgagcttcataaaatgaaaatatcccGACCCAAGCCTGAAGTGGGTAAATATACCATGATCTTCCATACTAGAGACCAAGGCAATGAGGTGAATGTGGGACG AATGAAGCTGTTACACCAGGTGTCACGAGTCTGGAAAACAGATGGCTTATCAAGCTGTTCTTACAAATTACTGTCTGTGGAATACAATCCCTTATATATCAACATCACAGTGGATTTCTGGGCTGGTGTATGA